In Pedobacter sp. W3I1, one DNA window encodes the following:
- the aroQ gene encoding type II 3-dehydroquinate dehydratase — MKIQIINGPNLNLLGVREPSIYGSTSIEDYIKELKTVYPDIEIEYYQSNVEGEIINKLHEVGFSYDGVVLNAGGYTHTSVAIADAIAAIKTPVVEVHISNIYSREEYRHVSLTGKNCQGVLTGFGIKGYRLAIESLLI, encoded by the coding sequence ATGAAAATACAAATTATTAACGGGCCAAACTTAAACTTATTAGGTGTTCGCGAGCCATCTATTTACGGAAGCACCAGTATTGAAGATTATATTAAAGAATTAAAAACGGTTTATCCTGATATTGAAATTGAATATTATCAGAGTAATGTGGAAGGCGAAATTATTAATAAACTGCATGAAGTTGGTTTTAGTTATGATGGGGTAGTACTAAATGCCGGCGGTTATACACATACCTCTGTAGCGATTGCTGACGCGATTGCGGCAATTAAAACGCCAGTAGTAGAAGTACACATTTCAAATATATATTCAAGAGAAGAATATCGACATGTTTCTTTAACCGGCAAAAACTGTCAAGGTGTTTTAACAGGTTTTGGTATAAAAGGTTATCGTTTGGCTATTGAAAGTTTGTTGATTTAA
- a CDS encoding nucleoside phosphorylase, giving the protein MKISESDLIINPDGSIYHLNLLPGDIADTIITVGDPDRVGEVSKYFDKIEFKKGKREFITHTGYLGKKRVTVLSTGIGTDNIDIVFNELDALVNVNFETREIKKELTSLNMIRVGTSGAVQPDIPMGTILASSYGLGMDALMNYYLQQLSGDEQLLMDDIKAHFGHLKNMNPYLTAADEGLLNTIGKDMVHGITITAPGFYAPQGRIVRAKNAVPDFISLINSFKSNQYRITNLEMETAGIYALAKVLGHKALSINAILASRIKFEFSKEPNKIVEQAIKMVLERI; this is encoded by the coding sequence ATGAAAATATCCGAAAGCGACTTAATTATCAATCCTGATGGCAGCATATACCATCTAAACCTTTTACCAGGTGATATTGCTGATACTATAATTACCGTTGGCGATCCTGACCGCGTTGGCGAGGTAAGTAAATATTTCGATAAAATAGAATTTAAAAAAGGCAAACGCGAATTTATTACCCACACGGGTTATTTAGGTAAAAAACGCGTTACCGTGCTCTCAACAGGGATTGGTACCGATAATATTGATATCGTTTTCAATGAATTAGATGCATTGGTTAATGTTAATTTTGAAACCCGTGAAATTAAAAAAGAGCTTACCTCATTAAATATGATCAGAGTGGGTACCTCTGGTGCTGTTCAGCCGGATATTCCAATGGGAACGATTTTGGCTTCCTCTTATGGCTTAGGGATGGATGCTCTAATGAATTACTATCTCCAGCAATTATCTGGTGATGAGCAGCTTTTAATGGATGATATTAAGGCCCATTTTGGTCACCTTAAAAATATGAACCCCTATTTAACTGCTGCCGACGAAGGCCTGTTAAATACCATTGGCAAAGATATGGTTCATGGTATCACCATTACAGCGCCTGGCTTTTATGCTCCACAGGGTAGAATTGTACGTGCTAAAAACGCGGTTCCCGATTTTATTAGCTTGATTAACAGTTTTAAGAGTAACCAATACCGGATTACTAATTTAGAGATGGAAACTGCCGGAATTTATGCTTTAGCTAAGGTTTTGGGCCATAAAGCACTTTCTATTAATGCCATTCTAGCCAGCAGGATAAAATTTGAATTTAGCAAAGAACCGAATAAAATAGTAGAACAAGCTATAAAAATGGTACTTGAAAGGATTTAG
- a CDS encoding glycosyltransferase family 2 protein, whose translation MNPSVAVVILNWNGKAYLKQFLPVILLSEYDNLQIVVGDNASTDDSVSFLQENFPTVKIIRNDQNYGFAGGYNKVLERVEADYFILLNSDVEVTSNWIKPVIDLMESDAQIAAAQPKIKWQLNKKQFEYAGAAGGYLDIYSFPFCRGRLFNVYEFDNDQYNDTTEVFWASGAAFFIKSKCWEEAGGLDADLFAHMEEIDLCWRLKNLNYKIMYCPDAEVYHVGGGTLQTENPFKTYLNFRNNLIIMQKNLPAGDAIFRITIRFFIDFIAWWHFLLTGKSKFTMAVSKGHWHFLKSLSKTSKKRKAVQKAYSQHTGVYNNSIVWAFFIKKIKYFSNLK comes from the coding sequence ATGAACCCATCAGTAGCCGTTGTAATTTTAAACTGGAATGGAAAAGCATATTTAAAGCAATTTTTACCCGTAATTTTGCTTTCAGAGTATGATAATCTGCAAATTGTGGTTGGCGATAATGCCTCCACCGACGATTCTGTTTCATTTTTACAAGAAAACTTTCCTACCGTTAAAATTATCCGGAACGACCAGAATTACGGTTTTGCAGGAGGGTACAACAAGGTTTTAGAACGTGTTGAGGCTGATTATTTTATCTTGCTCAATTCTGATGTGGAGGTAACTTCCAATTGGATAAAGCCGGTAATTGATTTGATGGAAAGCGATGCACAGATTGCAGCAGCGCAACCTAAAATTAAATGGCAGTTAAACAAAAAACAGTTTGAGTATGCAGGTGCAGCCGGAGGTTATCTGGATATCTATTCTTTTCCTTTCTGTCGCGGCAGGCTGTTTAATGTATATGAGTTTGATAATGATCAGTACAATGATACAACAGAAGTTTTTTGGGCAAGTGGGGCGGCATTTTTTATTAAAAGTAAATGCTGGGAAGAAGCCGGAGGTTTAGATGCCGATCTTTTTGCACATATGGAGGAGATAGATCTTTGCTGGCGTTTAAAGAACCTCAATTACAAGATTATGTACTGCCCGGATGCCGAAGTTTACCATGTAGGCGGTGGAACATTGCAAACAGAGAATCCCTTTAAAACCTATCTTAATTTTAGAAACAACCTAATCATCATGCAGAAAAATCTTCCTGCTGGCGATGCCATTTTCCGAATTACGATCAGATTTTTTATTGATTTTATTGCATGGTGGCACTTTTTGCTAACCGGAAAGTCTAAATTTACAATGGCGGTGAGCAAAGGCCACTGGCATTTTCTTAAATCGCTTTCAAAAACAAGCAAAAAGCGAAAAGCCGTTCAAAAAGCATATAGTCAACATACAGGAGTATACAACAATAGCATTGTTTGGGCATTTTTTATTAAGAAGATTAAATATTTCTCGAATTTGAAGTAA
- the ribD gene encoding bifunctional diaminohydroxyphosphoribosylaminopyrimidine deaminase/5-amino-6-(5-phosphoribosylamino)uracil reductase RibD yields MSDEFYIKRCLDLAALALGNVSPNPMVGCVIVVDGKIIGEGYHQEYGKSHAEANAVKAVFDKHGNEAENLLKQATAYVNLEPCAHFGKTPPCADLLVKHQLKKVVIGNRDPFSGVDGKGIEKLRNAGIEVVSGILDDECRYFNRRFFTRIQKQRPYIILKWAETANGYFATKDGHQKWISGALAKRLAHQWRSEEDAILIGKQTAIMDNPQLTSREWPGKNPIRLVIDKNLQVPVTNHIFNAAAKTIIFNEVKTDVIANIHYIQMEDMHFYLAQKIAFQLYLMDIQSVIIEGGANILNQFLSTNLWDEARIFTSSTSWSEGVSSPNINGNLQEAVQIGNDKLSIYLNDIK; encoded by the coding sequence ATGAGCGATGAATTTTATATAAAACGCTGTCTGGACTTAGCCGCCCTGGCTTTGGGAAACGTTAGTCCAAACCCAATGGTTGGCTGTGTTATTGTTGTAGATGGCAAAATTATTGGAGAAGGATATCATCAGGAATATGGAAAATCACATGCCGAAGCCAATGCCGTTAAAGCTGTTTTTGATAAACATGGTAATGAGGCCGAAAATCTATTGAAACAGGCTACCGCTTATGTTAACCTGGAGCCTTGCGCGCATTTTGGCAAAACACCTCCCTGTGCCGATTTATTGGTAAAACACCAATTAAAGAAGGTAGTGATTGGCAATAGAGACCCTTTTTCTGGTGTTGATGGCAAAGGCATCGAGAAACTCAGAAATGCAGGAATTGAAGTGGTGAGTGGGATTTTGGATGATGAATGCCGTTATTTCAACAGAAGATTTTTTACGAGGATCCAAAAGCAAAGGCCATATATTATTTTAAAATGGGCAGAAACCGCGAATGGCTATTTCGCAACAAAAGATGGTCACCAGAAATGGATCAGTGGTGCCTTGGCCAAACGTTTAGCTCATCAATGGCGTAGCGAAGAAGATGCAATCCTGATTGGTAAACAGACTGCCATTATGGATAACCCGCAGTTAACTTCGCGTGAATGGCCCGGTAAAAATCCCATCCGTCTGGTAATCGACAAGAACCTTCAGGTGCCAGTAACCAATCATATTTTTAATGCAGCAGCCAAAACCATTATCTTTAATGAGGTTAAAACTGATGTCATAGCGAATATCCATTATATCCAAATGGAGGATATGCACTTTTATTTAGCGCAAAAAATTGCTTTTCAGCTTTATCTGATGGATATACAATCGGTAATTATTGAAGGTGGCGCCAATATTTTAAATCAATTTTTAAGTACTAATCTATGGGATGAAGCACGTATTTTTACTTCATCTACCAGCTGGAGCGAGGGTGTTTCTTCTCCAAATATTAATGGAAATCTGCAGGAAGCAGTACAAATTGGAAATGACAAACTCTCTATCTATCTAAACGACATCAAATAA
- the xerD gene encoding site-specific tyrosine recombinase XerD, whose amino-acid sequence MLWPSYIKGFKSYLKLERSLSGNSVEAYLSDIDKLSQYFKSLTKEPKLTDVAITDLKSFISWLNELGMQASTQARVISGLKAFFAYLMLEDVISNDPTTLLEAPKLSRKLPDTLNIYEINKLIEAIDASKPEGMRNKAIMEVLYGCGLRVTELTELRISNLFPKIEFIKVIGKGNKERLVPIGSVALKLLDIYINEVRVHANIKKGHEDFIFLNRFGAKLSRISIFNLIKSLAISTGLKKTISPHTLRHSFATHLIEGGADLRAVQEMLGHSSITTTEIYTHIDRDYLREVITQFHPRS is encoded by the coding sequence ATGCTTTGGCCATCATATATTAAAGGATTTAAATCGTATTTAAAGCTGGAGCGATCGTTATCTGGTAATTCTGTCGAGGCTTACTTGAGTGATATTGACAAATTGAGCCAGTATTTTAAATCTCTAACTAAAGAGCCCAAATTAACTGACGTTGCCATAACTGATCTAAAATCCTTTATCTCCTGGCTGAATGAGTTGGGTATGCAAGCCAGTACACAGGCTCGGGTAATCTCCGGACTAAAAGCTTTCTTCGCCTATTTAATGCTCGAAGATGTGATTTCAAATGATCCTACAACATTGCTTGAAGCACCAAAACTCAGCAGAAAATTGCCCGATACTTTGAATATTTATGAGATCAATAAACTTATAGAGGCCATTGATGCTTCTAAACCCGAGGGGATGCGTAATAAAGCCATTATGGAGGTTTTATATGGCTGTGGTTTACGGGTAACTGAATTAACCGAATTAAGGATCTCGAATCTGTTCCCGAAGATCGAATTTATAAAGGTAATTGGAAAAGGAAATAAAGAGCGTTTAGTGCCCATTGGAAGCGTAGCCTTAAAGCTGCTCGATATTTACATTAACGAAGTTAGGGTGCATGCAAATATTAAAAAGGGGCATGAAGATTTTATCTTTTTGAACCGCTTTGGCGCTAAACTCTCGCGCATTTCGATTTTTAACCTGATTAAAAGCCTGGCAATATCTACCGGATTAAAGAAAACGATTAGTCCGCATACCTTAAGGCATTCGTTCGCTACACATTTAATTGAAGGTGGTGCTGATTTGCGAGCCGTACAAGAAATGTTGGGCCATTCGAGTATTACCACTACAGAAATTTATACACACATTGATAGAGATTATTTAAGAGAGGTGATTACGCAGTTTCATCCGAGATCTTAG
- a CDS encoding lysophospholipid acyltransferase family protein has translation MIKRGIAHVGVFFLYLLSLLLPLSLLFFFARLLYYLLYYIIGYRKKVVRQNLTQSFPEKSLTEIKTIEKKFFLYLAELIFEIIKMTSISRAETLKRVKFTGLEQLETHFKAGESVLACTGHYGNWELGTLALGLSISAKTMVIYKPINNKIFETWFDCMRTKYGNVFIAMRQTLRGMATYKNEPTLLCFASDQSPTREETKYFVNFLHQQTAALLGVEKIAKSTKRPIYYFKVSVVKKGYYHVEVLPMCLDPAKMDEFAITNLHFKFLEDIIKEQPQYWLWSHKRWKFKPE, from the coding sequence ATGATTAAAAGAGGGATTGCGCACGTTGGCGTATTTTTTTTATACCTGTTATCGCTGCTGCTGCCTTTGTCTTTGCTCTTTTTTTTTGCAAGATTACTATATTATCTGCTTTATTACATAATAGGCTATAGAAAAAAAGTTGTCAGACAGAATTTAACACAATCCTTTCCTGAAAAATCACTCACCGAAATTAAGACTATTGAGAAAAAATTTTTTCTGTATCTGGCCGAACTCATTTTCGAAATTATTAAAATGACCAGCATTTCGAGGGCTGAAACTTTAAAACGGGTAAAATTTACGGGTTTGGAGCAACTGGAAACTCATTTTAAAGCGGGAGAAAGTGTACTTGCCTGTACCGGCCATTACGGCAACTGGGAATTGGGCACTTTAGCTTTAGGACTTAGTATCTCTGCCAAAACCATGGTCATTTATAAACCCATTAACAACAAAATTTTTGAAACCTGGTTTGATTGTATGCGTACCAAATATGGTAATGTTTTCATTGCCATGCGACAAACGCTACGCGGTATGGCCACCTATAAAAATGAACCTACACTTTTGTGTTTTGCTAGCGATCAATCTCCCACAAGAGAAGAAACCAAATATTTTGTAAATTTTTTACACCAACAGACTGCTGCGCTTTTGGGCGTAGAAAAAATAGCAAAATCTACTAAAAGACCGATATACTATTTTAAAGTCAGCGTAGTAAAAAAAGGTTATTACCATGTAGAAGTTTTGCCTATGTGCCTCGATCCAGCTAAAATGGATGAGTTCGCGATTACGAATCTGCACTTTAAGTTTTTAGAAGATATTATTAAAGAACAGCCTCAATATTGGCTTTGGAGCCATAAACGCTGGAAATTTAAACCCGAATAA
- the prmC gene encoding peptide chain release factor N(5)-glutamine methyltransferase yields the protein MKIGELAEHYELELEQLYDSNEAKALFSIAAGKVLALSSGKLIIQKDIDISFINMQKLLSILNDLQIGKPIQHILEEAHFYGSVFKVNEHVLIPRPETEELVDWMISDNSSQFSVNSNHKISILDIGTGSGCIPITLKKHLPEAEVSALDVSADAIVVAKQNAKQLGVKIKFIEADILSFKTEEKFDVIVSNPPYIRDLEKADMHNNVLVYEPHLALFVSNENPLIFYKAIADFARTNLKPNGHLYFEINEYLGNETLEMLAAKGFIDIELRQDMQGKDRMVKAVSPMSEVGSQK from the coding sequence ATGAAGATAGGAGAATTAGCGGAGCATTACGAACTAGAACTTGAGCAATTATACGATAGTAATGAAGCAAAAGCATTATTTAGTATTGCTGCCGGAAAGGTTTTAGCCTTATCTTCAGGTAAACTGATCATACAAAAAGATATCGATATCAGTTTTATCAATATGCAAAAACTTTTGAGCATCCTTAATGATTTGCAAATCGGAAAACCCATTCAACATATTTTAGAAGAAGCCCATTTTTACGGCTCTGTATTTAAAGTCAACGAACATGTACTGATCCCGAGGCCAGAAACAGAAGAATTGGTTGATTGGATGATTTCAGATAACAGTTCGCAGTTTTCAGTTAACAGTAACCATAAAATCAGTATTCTTGATATTGGAACTGGCTCTGGATGCATTCCCATCACACTTAAAAAACATTTGCCAGAAGCTGAAGTATCTGCCTTAGATGTTTCTGCCGATGCCATTGTTGTGGCCAAGCAAAATGCAAAACAACTGGGTGTAAAAATCAAGTTTATTGAAGCAGATATTTTGAGTTTTAAAACTGAAGAAAAATTTGACGTCATAGTAAGTAATCCACCTTATATCAGGGATTTAGAGAAAGCAGATATGCATAATAATGTGTTGGTGTACGAACCACATTTGGCCTTGTTTGTGAGTAATGAAAACCCATTAATATTTTATAAAGCTATTGCTGATTTTGCAAGAACAAACTTAAAACCTAACGGACACCTTTATTTCGAGATCAACGAATATTTAGGTAATGAAACTCTTGAAATGTTAGCTGCTAAAGGATTTATTGATATTGAGTTAAGGCAAGATATGCAAGGGAAGGATAGGATGGTTAAAGCTGTAAGTCCGATGTCAGAGGTCGGGAGTCAGAAGTAA
- a CDS encoding DMT family transporter, with protein MIYIILSICCSVTVAVLLKLAKRYQISIIQAVTINYLAALSFCFLFFKPDVKLITSTAPWPIYIALAILLPSIFLFLAASVKNLGIVKTDIAQRLSLFIPILAAYFIFKEDFNNLKIIGLAIGFVAIFLTFLRKSDQKESSKGSLLYPIMVFVGFGVIDVLFKQIALYKELPYTTSLFTVFCLAFIVSLLIVISMVLAGKIKIQMVNVLCGFILGFFNFGNILFYMKAHKALAENPSTVFAAMNLGVIIAGTLIGVIVFKEKLSKLNYAGIILAIAAVIFITLSQNAVR; from the coding sequence ATGATTTACATTATTTTAAGCATTTGCTGTAGTGTTACTGTAGCCGTTTTATTAAAGCTGGCCAAGCGGTACCAAATCAGTATCATTCAAGCCGTTACCATCAATTACCTTGCTGCATTAAGCTTTTGTTTTCTTTTTTTTAAGCCCGATGTTAAACTAATCACCTCTACCGCACCATGGCCAATTTATATTGCCTTGGCTATCCTGTTGCCGTCGATATTTTTATTCCTTGCAGCATCGGTAAAAAATCTTGGCATTGTTAAAACCGATATCGCACAACGTTTATCACTATTTATCCCGATACTGGCAGCTTATTTTATCTTTAAAGAAGATTTTAATAACCTGAAGATTATTGGTCTGGCGATCGGTTTTGTGGCTATTTTCTTAACCTTTCTTCGGAAATCTGATCAAAAAGAAAGCAGTAAAGGAAGCCTGCTTTATCCCATTATGGTTTTCGTCGGTTTTGGGGTAATCGATGTTCTTTTTAAACAAATTGCATTATATAAAGAATTGCCTTATACCACTTCGCTTTTTACTGTTTTTTGCCTGGCTTTTATTGTTTCATTGCTGATCGTAATTTCGATGGTGCTGGCCGGCAAAATAAAAATACAGATGGTAAATGTGCTTTGTGGATTCATTTTAGGCTTTTTCAATTTTGGGAATATCCTTTTTTACATGAAGGCCCATAAAGCATTGGCCGAAAATCCATCTACCGTTTTTGCAGCTATGAATTTAGGAGTAATTATTGCAGGTACCTTAATTGGAGTAATTGTATTTAAAGAAAAACTAAGTAAATTAAATTACGCAGGTATAATTTTGGCAATTGCAGCCGTTATCTTCATTACACTATCACAGAATGCTGTTCGATGA
- a CDS encoding DUF1398 domain-containing protein — translation MFTIENIQAAESKIKTGADFPQFIKEIKEMGVKRNDVYVSNGLSIYFDDEDNAQQVSPDEYPTLTINTASSSDKLAHALKIHQEGETDYFTFCKQAADAGVEKWVADLDEMTCTYLDAEGNELVKETIPTV, via the coding sequence ATGTTCACGATCGAAAACATCCAGGCAGCAGAATCAAAAATTAAAACTGGTGCAGATTTTCCTCAGTTTATAAAAGAAATTAAGGAAATGGGTGTTAAGCGGAACGATGTTTACGTATCAAACGGCTTATCGATTTATTTTGATGATGAAGATAATGCTCAACAAGTAAGTCCTGATGAATATCCAACACTGACGATCAACACTGCATCTTCTTCTGATAAATTGGCGCATGCGTTGAAAATACACCAGGAGGGAGAAACTGATTATTTTACATTTTGCAAGCAAGCGGCAGATGCGGGTGTTGAAAAATGGGTAGCTGATCTGGATGAGATGACTTGTACTTATTTAGATGCCGAAGGTAATGAATTGGTGAAAGAAACAATACCAACAGTATAA
- a CDS encoding aldose epimerase family protein: MSVQQIPTGKIIDGEEVIAIELTNSKGTYVKIFNYGTIINKFVVKNAKGEKQDIVLGFDTFDEYLNPAYLANYPYFGAIIGRYANRIKNGKFIIDDETYQLAQNAGTDTLHGGIVGFDRKVWDIVEINDGPQSSVTLQYESIDGEENFPGNLIVDLTFELTENDELILSYEAETDKATAINLTHHSYFNLAPEGGNIKNHKQQIFASNYLEQDDNYSVTGKLIPVEGTPLDFIKSKAIGQDWNEDEGYDQTFVLDKIYGDLSLASKTIEEESGLVLSVYTTEPVAHLYTAKYLGVKNGKDGKDYDSYDAFCVETQHHPNAVNIPTFPSTILRPDGLYTQTTIYKVSLNR; the protein is encoded by the coding sequence ATGAGCGTTCAGCAAATACCTACCGGAAAAATTATTGATGGCGAAGAAGTTATCGCAATCGAACTCACCAATAGCAAAGGCACTTATGTCAAAATATTCAATTATGGTACCATTATCAACAAATTTGTAGTTAAGAATGCCAAAGGCGAAAAACAGGATATCGTTCTTGGTTTCGATACATTTGACGAATACCTCAATCCGGCTTATTTGGCAAACTACCCTTATTTTGGTGCTATCATTGGCCGATATGCCAACCGCATAAAAAATGGAAAATTCATTATTGATGATGAAACCTATCAGTTGGCACAAAATGCCGGTACCGATACACTGCATGGAGGTATAGTTGGCTTTGATAGAAAAGTTTGGGATATTGTTGAAATTAATGATGGACCACAATCTTCGGTTACCCTGCAATATGAAAGTATAGATGGAGAGGAAAATTTTCCTGGGAACCTGATTGTTGATTTAACTTTCGAACTTACTGAAAATGATGAATTGATTTTAAGTTATGAAGCAGAAACGGATAAAGCTACAGCCATAAACTTAACACACCATAGTTATTTTAATCTGGCTCCTGAGGGTGGAAATATCAAAAACCATAAACAACAGATTTTTGCTTCAAATTATTTAGAGCAAGATGATAATTATTCGGTAACAGGTAAATTGATCCCTGTTGAAGGTACTCCTTTGGATTTTATCAAATCTAAAGCGATAGGGCAGGATTGGAATGAGGATGAAGGCTATGATCAAACTTTCGTTTTGGATAAGATCTATGGCGATTTATCGCTGGCTAGTAAAACAATTGAAGAGGAAAGCGGTTTAGTTTTAAGCGTATACACTACAGAACCGGTAGCCCATTTGTACACAGCGAAATATTTAGGGGTAAAGAACGGCAAAGATGGAAAAGATTATGATAGTTATGATGCTTTTTGTGTAGAAACACAACACCATCCAAATGCCGTTAATATTCCAACATTTCCTAGTACCATTTTAAGACCAGATGGCCTGTACACGCAAACAACAATTTACAAAGTTTCATTAAACAGATAA
- a CDS encoding galactokinase — protein MNINLQEKFAGQYHKKADAIYFTPGRVNLIGEHIDYNGGLVMPCAITLGTWVAIAPNNESRFRFKSLNFDVQTAVASNTINEKDGSLWANYPIGVINEFIKDGKIIKGLDFLFYGNIPIGSGLSSSASIEIATAYALNNYFNLGYDKLELVKIAKRVENDFIGLNSGIMDQFAVAFGEKNKAIVLDCETLKYKMVDVDLGNYVLAIINTNKPRELTDSKYNERVAECQTALKLLNEEINLHYLCELTAEKFALHSHVITDKTILNRATHVVKENDRVHLAAKALNGGNLEEFGRLMYASHESLRTLYEVSGKELDALVDFCTDYEHVIGARMTGAGFGGCAIALLEKGFEEDFAKHLTDYYVDQIGYPAAIYISEIGNGPYLITNAQG, from the coding sequence ATGAACATTAACCTACAGGAAAAATTTGCCGGGCAATACCATAAAAAAGCTGATGCCATTTATTTTACACCTGGGCGGGTTAACCTCATTGGGGAACATATTGATTATAATGGCGGTTTGGTTATGCCTTGTGCCATTACCTTAGGAACATGGGTAGCCATTGCCCCGAATAACGAGAGCAGATTTAGGTTTAAAAGTCTAAACTTCGATGTTCAAACGGCGGTAGCAAGCAATACTATAAACGAAAAAGATGGTAGCTTATGGGCAAATTACCCCATCGGCGTAATTAATGAATTTATTAAGGATGGAAAAATAATTAAAGGACTGGATTTTCTATTTTATGGAAACATTCCAATCGGTTCTGGTTTATCTTCTTCAGCTTCTATAGAAATAGCCACTGCTTATGCATTAAATAATTATTTCAATCTGGGTTACGACAAGCTTGAACTGGTTAAAATAGCGAAACGTGTAGAGAACGATTTTATCGGCCTAAATTCGGGTATTATGGATCAGTTTGCCGTTGCTTTTGGAGAAAAAAACAAAGCCATTGTGTTAGATTGTGAAACCTTAAAATACAAAATGGTTGATGTTGATCTCGGTAATTATGTTTTGGCCATCATTAATACCAATAAACCACGCGAATTGACTGATTCTAAGTATAATGAACGTGTTGCAGAATGCCAAACGGCATTAAAACTATTAAACGAAGAAATAAACCTTCATTATCTTTGCGAATTAACCGCTGAGAAATTTGCGCTTCACAGTCATGTAATAACAGATAAAACGATCTTAAATCGTGCTACGCACGTAGTTAAAGAAAATGATCGTGTTCATTTAGCGGCTAAAGCATTAAATGGAGGAAACCTGGAAGAGTTTGGCCGCCTGATGTACGCCTCGCACGAATCGTTAAGAACGCTCTATGAAGTAAGTGGAAAAGAACTGGATGCATTAGTAGATTTTTGCACAGATTATGAGCATGTAATCGGTGCCCGTATGACGGGTGCCGGATTTGGTGGTTGTGCAATAGCTTTGTTAGAGAAAGGCTTTGAAGAAGACTTTGCAAAACATTTAACTGATTATTACGTCGATCAGATCGGCTACCCTGCTGCCATTTACATTAGTGAAATAGGCAATGGTCCATATTTAATAACAAATGCCCAAGGATAA
- a CDS encoding YigZ family protein, with the protein MLFDDSYKTIESTSEGIFRDKGSKFIAYAYPIHSELEIKPIITKLRAEHVKANHFCYAYRLTPDRSVFRVNDDGEPSGTAGRPILNCLLSEDLTNILIVVVRYFGGTLLGVPGLINAYKTASIEAINASTIINKTVNDVYEAHFEYLQMNEVMKLSKEENLLILGQQFDMDCILKFEVRKAQLNQVLSKFDKIEGVKLKYLETI; encoded by the coding sequence ATGCTGTTCGATGATTCATATAAAACCATCGAAAGTACTTCAGAAGGTATATTTCGGGATAAAGGCAGCAAATTTATTGCTTATGCCTACCCTATCCATAGTGAATTAGAAATAAAGCCGATTATTACCAAACTTCGTGCAGAACATGTTAAGGCCAATCATTTTTGTTATGCTTATCGCCTGACACCTGACCGGTCTGTTTTTAGGGTTAATGATGATGGCGAACCTTCGGGTACTGCGGGCAGGCCAATCCTAAACTGTTTATTATCAGAAGACCTGACTAATATCCTAATTGTGGTAGTACGTTATTTTGGCGGTACATTACTTGGCGTACCTGGTTTAATTAATGCATATAAAACCGCTAGTATAGAAGCAATTAATGCATCTACCATTATTAACAAAACGGTTAACGATGTTTACGAAGCGCATTTCGAATACCTGCAAATGAACGAGGTGATGAAATTGAGTAAAGAAGAAAACTTGCTGATCTTAGGACAACAATTTGATATGGATTGTATATTGAAATTTGAAGTGAGAAAAGCACAACTCAATCAGGTTTTAAGTAAATTTGATAAAATTGAGGGTGTTAAATTAAAATACCTGGAAACGATTTAA